The window CAACCAGCTCCTCCGCCTCCCGCTCAAGACCGCGACCGCGACCTCGCTCGCCACGATTATTCTCATCTCGTTCAGCGGCGTGGCGATGTACGCCGCCACCGGGCTCGCCGTGGAGACGCCGCCGACGGCGCTGGGCTACGTCGATTTCGGGCAGGCGGTGTGGATGGTCCTGCCCGCGCTCGTGACGGCCCGGCTCGGGGTGAAGACGGCCGAGCGCGTTAACGTCCGGCTGATCCGCTTCAGCTTCGCGGGCCTCGCCGTCCTCGTCGCGGGGCGCCTGCTGTGGCGGGCATTCGGGGGCTAGGCACGGCACAAAGAAACCGCGCACGCGGTCCAGGCGTGTCGCGTGGTGCCGATAACGAAAGTAGACCCGTTGCCACGTCCTACCCCAGCCGCTATGCCTACCTCCCCCGAACTGATTACGGCGCTTCAGGGCGTCGTCGGCTCGTCCCACGTCCTGACCGGAGAGGGCGACACGGCCTACTACCGGACCGGCTTCCGCTACGGCTTCGGCGGGGCGGCGGCCGTCGTCTTCCCGGGGACGCTCTTGGAGCAGTGGCGCGTCCTCCAGGCCTGTGTCGACGCCGGGGCGGCGATCCTCATGCAGGGTACCAAGACCGGCCTCACCGGCGGCTCCGGCCCCAGCGGCTTCGACTACGACCGCGACCTCGTCATCGTCAGCACGCGGCGCCTCAAGAAGATCATCCCCATTGCCGGCGGGCAGCAGGTCGTCGCCCTTCCGGGGTCCACGCTCCACGAGCTCACCCAGCTGCTCGCCCCCATCGGCCGCGTGCCGCACTCGGTGATCGGCTCGACGACGATCGGCGCGACGATCGTCGGCGGGATCGCCAACAACGCGGGCGGGGCGCTCTGCAAGCGCGGCGTGTCGTACACCGAGCTGTCGCTCTTCGCCCGCGTCAACGAAGCCGGCGAGCTTGAACTCGTCAACCACCTCGGCATCCGAGGCCTCGGCGAGACGCCCGAGGAGATTTTTGCGACGCTCGAGAGCGGGCAGATCCCCGAACGAAACATCGAGGCGTTCGACACGCCCGCCTCCGACCGCGAGTACGGCGCGCGCATCCGCAACCTCGACGCCGACGTGCCAAACCGCTACAACGCCGACCCGCGGCGGCTCTGCGACGTGAGCGGGAGCGCGGGCAAGGTCGCCGCCTTCGCCGTCCGCGTCGACACCTACCCGCAGCCCGAGCAGACCCAGGTCTTCTTCCTCGGGACCAACGACCCCGCCGACTTCACCGCGCTCCGCCGCCACGTCCTCGCGCACTTCGAGGACCTGCCCGACAAGGGCGAGTACATGAACCGGAGCATCCTCGACACGGCCAAGCGCTACGGCAAGGACGTCGTCCTCTCGATCAAGCACCTCGGGACGAAGCGCCTGCCGACGCTCTACGCGCTCAAGTCGCGCGTCGAGTACCTGACCAACAAGGTGCCCTTCCTGCCCCGGTTCCTCCCGGACCTCGTGCTCTACCAGATCAGCAAGCTCTTCCCGAGTCAGATCCCCGAGCGCATCCAGCAGTACCGCGACCGCTTCGAGCACTACCTCATCCTCGTGATGACCGACGGCGGGATCGAGGAGGCCCGGCGCTACCTCGAAGACGAGTGGAGCGCCCGCGACGGCGTGGACTTCTTCGCCTGCACCGACGCCGAGGCCGAAGCGGCGCTCCTCCCCCGGTTCGCGGCGGCCGGCGCGGGGATCCGCTACCAGAACGTCCACCAGAAGACGACCGAAGAGGTCCTCGCGCTCGACATCGCGCTGCTCGGCAGCGATCCCGACTGGATCGTCGACATCCCGGACGACGTGGCCGACCAGATCGACCACGCGCTCTACTGCGGCCACTTCATGTGCCACGTCTTCCACCTGGACATCGCCCCGAAGAAG is drawn from Bacteroidota bacterium and contains these coding sequences:
- the dld gene encoding D-lactate dehydrogenase, which translates into the protein MPTSPELITALQGVVGSSHVLTGEGDTAYYRTGFRYGFGGAAAVVFPGTLLEQWRVLQACVDAGAAILMQGTKTGLTGGSGPSGFDYDRDLVIVSTRRLKKIIPIAGGQQVVALPGSTLHELTQLLAPIGRVPHSVIGSTTIGATIVGGIANNAGGALCKRGVSYTELSLFARVNEAGELELVNHLGIRGLGETPEEIFATLESGQIPERNIEAFDTPASDREYGARIRNLDADVPNRYNADPRRLCDVSGSAGKVAAFAVRVDTYPQPEQTQVFFLGTNDPADFTALRRHVLAHFEDLPDKGEYMNRSILDTAKRYGKDVVLSIKHLGTKRLPTLYALKSRVEYLTNKVPFLPRFLPDLVLYQISKLFPSQIPERIQQYRDRFEHYLILVMTDGGIEEARRYLEDEWSARDGVDFFACTDAEAEAALLPRFAAAGAGIRYQNVHQKTTEEVLALDIALLGSDPDWIVDIPDDVADQIDHALYCGHFMCHVFHLDIAPKKGADVEAVKERILDVLDAKGAKYPAEHNVGHIYDADEALKAHYAALDPTNTFNPGIGRTAKRRRAMVT